The Bos indicus x Bos taurus breed Angus x Brahman F1 hybrid chromosome 9, Bos_hybrid_MaternalHap_v2.0, whole genome shotgun sequence genomic sequence GACAGTGTATCTTTCAGATCCTGATCCTGTATTTAGTGTAAGGAAATGCTTACAGAAGtataaacattttctgttttttttcccctaccatTCTAGAAGcaaatggaatataattttctttaatagtagctcaaatatttatggaaattcACCTCCAGCTTTTGAattgtcaagttttttttttttttttttagggaattaGCTTACTACATCATGATTAAATTCAGGGTCTGGTTAGAATCACACTTCATTGCCAAGACAGACTTTATTAGCATATgcgttttgtttttatcttctaaAGGGACATCCAAGTATCTGTGTCATTgtttttcaattaagaaaaatattttagcccTGGTGTGATTCCGTCCTGCGCGGCTGCTGGTTCCAATAGTAGTCGTTTAATTCCGTCTGGCTTCTCTCCCACATAAGTGCGTGCAGCCAACCCATGgaggattcaatggacatggacaTGAGCCCCTTGAGGCCCCAGAACTATCTTTTCGGTTGTGAACTAAAGGCTGACAGAGATTATCACTTCAAGGTGGATAATGATGAAAATGAGCACCAGTTATCTTTAAGAACGGTCAGTTTAGGGGCTGGAGCAAAGGATGAGTTACATGTTGTTGAAGCAGAGGCGATGAATTATGAAGGCAGTCCAATTAAAGTAACACTGGCAACTTTGAAAATGTCTGTACAGCCAACGGTTTCTCTTGGGGGCTTTGAAATTACACCACCTGTGGTCTTACGGTTGAAGTGTGGTTCAGGGCCTGTGCATATCAGTGGACAGCACTTAGTAGCCGTGGAGGAAGATGCAGAgtcagaagaggaggaggaggaggaggtgaaacTCCTGAGTATATCTGGAAAGCGTTCTGCCCCTGGAAGTGGTAGCAAGGTTCCCCAGAAAAAAGTGAAGCTTGCTGctgatgaagatgaagatgatgatgacgatgacgatgatgatgatgatgaagatgatgatgatgacgatTTTGATGAGGAAGTTGAAGAAAAAGCTCCAGTAAAGAAATCTGTACGAGATACTCCAGCCAAAAATGCACAAAAATcgaaccaaaatggaaaagactcaAAACCGT encodes the following:
- the LOC113898181 gene encoding nucleophosmin, which translates into the protein MEDSMDMDMSPLRPQNYLFGCELKADRDYHFKVDNDENEHQLSLRTVSLGAGAKDELHVVEAEAMNYEGSPIKVTLATLKMSVQPTVSLGGFEITPPVVLRLKCGSGPVHISGQHLVAVEEDAESEEEEEEEVKLLSISGKRSAPGSGSKVPQKKVKLAADEDEDDDDDDDDDDDEDDDDDDFDEEVEEKAPVKKSVRDTPAKNAQKSNQNGKDSKPSTPRSKGQESFKKQEKTPKTPKGPSSVEDIKAKMQASIEKGGSLPKVEAKFINYVKNCFRMTDQEAIQDLWQWRKSL